Proteins encoded in a region of the Rhodococcus sp. SBT000017 genome:
- a CDS encoding DUF1275 domain-containing protein: protein MTTAQYIGDNSNGNQQIRADGDVTASLTKDGGINIGGDNHGVVITSVPRAEEPRYTFDITKKTRIPTPAALIGVVSGLITIAGFVTGGFSIKQLVDVFVSGNGVDLTSGTPKGYWWLLVSILAVAIGIIGWSFFRFLRRNVLRLPKRWWFFRGWAGIKEENGRTYPYSLRLAMWCPKCKNQKLRFQQIPATWVDFYDNTGKRTKRDVTKWASMAVCPRDEAHSIAVDISGNDFDDALPR from the coding sequence GTGACGACCGCACAGTACATCGGCGACAACAGCAACGGTAACCAGCAGATCCGGGCGGACGGCGACGTTACTGCCTCGCTTACTAAAGACGGCGGCATTAACATTGGCGGAGACAACCACGGCGTCGTGATTACCTCGGTGCCGAGGGCGGAGGAGCCGCGGTACACCTTCGACATCACCAAGAAGACGCGGATCCCCACCCCGGCCGCGCTGATCGGCGTCGTCTCTGGCCTGATCACGATCGCGGGGTTCGTCACGGGCGGCTTCTCGATCAAGCAGCTCGTCGATGTCTTCGTGTCGGGCAATGGCGTCGACCTCACGAGTGGGACGCCCAAGGGGTACTGGTGGCTCCTCGTCTCGATCCTCGCGGTCGCCATTGGCATCATCGGTTGGTCGTTTTTCCGTTTTCTCCGCCGGAATGTGCTTCGCCTTCCGAAGCGGTGGTGGTTCTTCCGTGGCTGGGCGGGTATCAAAGAGGAGAACGGCAGGACGTACCCATATTCGCTTCGTCTCGCGATGTGGTGCCCGAAGTGCAAGAACCAGAAGCTCCGTTTCCAGCAGATTCCGGCGACGTGGGTCGATTTCTACGACAACACGGGCAAGCGCACCAAGCGCGACGTAACGAAGTGGGCATCGATGGCTGTCTGCCCTCGGGACGAGGCGCACTCGATAGCGGTCGATATCTCGGGCAACGATTTTGACGACGCGCTTCCGAGATAA
- a CDS encoding MspA family porin, giving the protein MNNIRHSVLRKVSRIAAVSAASAVAIGMLSVGAANADTFVPLPNGEKVAGPYKISHVDESAVISPAIANNPLNRNGWVTGTATADVPEGVTGTLKTGYLVGCQLDMDDLSLDMNAGFGIEGGNTNIITLFPIPFLIGGEGETTNKFEGGVGVNVPIKDKEVAQVELGSKDVKGPFTAIQYQDVGISVENCGGYAQARSYTTLELTGNYRYKGTLYGQPFSLG; this is encoded by the coding sequence ATGAACAATATTCGTCACTCCGTGCTGCGCAAGGTAAGTCGAATCGCTGCAGTGAGCGCGGCGTCGGCCGTTGCCATCGGAATGCTCTCGGTCGGCGCAGCCAACGCCGATACGTTCGTTCCATTGCCGAACGGTGAGAAGGTCGCGGGGCCGTACAAGATCTCGCACGTCGACGAATCGGCTGTCATCTCGCCCGCGATCGCGAACAACCCTCTCAACCGAAACGGCTGGGTCACCGGCACCGCTACCGCCGACGTTCCCGAGGGAGTGACCGGAACCCTGAAGACGGGCTACCTCGTCGGTTGCCAGCTCGACATGGATGATCTGAGCCTCGACATGAACGCGGGCTTCGGTATCGAAGGCGGCAACACCAACATCATCACGCTGTTCCCCATCCCGTTCCTCATCGGCGGCGAGGGTGAGACCACCAACAAGTTCGAGGGCGGCGTCGGAGTCAACGTCCCCATCAAGGACAAGGAAGTGGCGCAGGTCGAGCTCGGCAGCAAGGACGTCAAGGGCCCGTTCACCGCGATTCAGTACCAGGACGTCGGGATCTCCGTGGAGAACTGCGGTGGCTACGCGCAGGCTCGCTCGTACACCACACTCGAACTCACCGGCAACTACCGCTACAAGGGCACGCTCTACGGCCAGCCGTTCAGCCTCGGCTGA
- a CDS encoding MspA family porin, with protein MQNTTTMRRGFQTAAVGAVGAIAIGFLSAGAANADTFVPLQDNEISKTLIDGTTVTVKGFGQSALISPSMGATPTQRNVWVTGNYTVETSNASGGSIEPGFLVGCQVDFSAAIGADGNASFGQGNTIGLEPGTLDLTIERTQPNTYDIGAGVELNLAPGQFNDVKLVADEKSAEIDGVTVATEVSNKFSFDGNGGGYTYADETLSVAGCAGYAEARSYVKVTIDNDAVTATTTLWGQPFSIG; from the coding sequence ATGCAGAACACCACCACCATGCGTCGTGGATTCCAGACCGCCGCGGTCGGAGCCGTCGGCGCGATCGCCATCGGGTTCCTGTCCGCCGGAGCGGCCAACGCCGACACCTTCGTTCCACTGCAGGACAACGAGATCAGCAAGACGCTGATCGACGGAACCACCGTGACCGTCAAGGGATTCGGCCAGAGTGCACTGATTTCGCCGTCGATGGGTGCCACACCCACCCAGCGCAACGTGTGGGTCACCGGCAACTACACCGTCGAGACCTCCAACGCCAGTGGCGGATCCATCGAGCCGGGCTTCCTGGTCGGCTGCCAGGTGGACTTCAGCGCCGCGATCGGTGCCGACGGCAACGCATCGTTCGGCCAAGGAAATACGATCGGCCTCGAGCCCGGCACGCTCGACCTCACCATCGAGAGGACTCAGCCGAACACCTACGACATCGGTGCAGGCGTCGAGCTGAATCTCGCCCCCGGGCAGTTCAACGACGTCAAGCTTGTGGCCGACGAGAAGTCCGCCGAGATCGACGGCGTCACGGTCGCCACCGAGGTTTCGAACAAGTTCTCCTTCGACGGCAACGGCGGTGGCTACACCTACGCCGACGAAACCCTGAGCGTCGCTGGATGTGCCGGTTACGCCGAGGCCCGTTCGTACGTGAAGGTCACCATCGACAACGATGCCGTCACAGCAACGACCACACTGTGGGGACAGCCGTTCAGCATCGGCTGA
- a CDS encoding 5-formyltetrahydrofolate cyclo-ligase has protein sequence MTVPDFTENTPKDRWRKYVLAERRLLDGAQRAMESSALCHVLGELAAEHQVVAAYVPVGREPGSFRMLDAMAAAGSTVLLPSAHEPGPLRWARYAGRESLVTAPFGLLEPSGPTLDPDAVSTCSLVLIPALAVDRRGTRLGRGAGFYDRTLDLCRPDAMLVAVVRESEVVDRLPAEPHDRRVTHALTPGSGLVRLGTE, from the coding sequence GTGACCGTTCCCGATTTCACGGAGAACACGCCCAAGGATCGATGGCGAAAGTATGTTCTCGCCGAACGCCGACTGCTCGACGGTGCGCAACGCGCAATGGAGTCCTCTGCACTCTGTCACGTCCTCGGCGAGTTGGCAGCCGAACACCAGGTCGTGGCCGCATACGTTCCCGTCGGCCGGGAGCCCGGTTCTTTTCGGATGCTCGACGCGATGGCCGCGGCCGGGTCGACCGTTCTGCTTCCGAGTGCGCACGAGCCGGGGCCGTTGCGCTGGGCTCGGTACGCCGGACGCGAGTCGTTGGTGACGGCCCCGTTCGGGCTGCTGGAACCGTCGGGACCGACGCTCGATCCCGACGCCGTGTCGACGTGCTCTCTGGTGCTGATTCCGGCGCTTGCCGTCGACCGGCGCGGAACCAGGTTGGGCCGAGGCGCGGGTTTCTACGACCGCACCCTCGACCTGTGCAGACCCGACGCCATGCTGGTCGCGGTGGTCCGCGAGAGCGAAGTGGTCGATCGGCTACCCGCCGAGCCGCACGACAGACGGGTGACGCACGCGTTGACCCCGGGCAGCGGGCTCGTACGCTTGGGTACGGAATAA
- a CDS encoding FmdB family zinc ribbon protein: MPTYSYACTECDNRFDIVQSFTDDTLTVCPACSGKLRKLFNSVGIVFKGSGFYRTDSRGGSSTSSEGAGEKKSDAAAAKSDSKSESKPAEKKSSDSSSSNSSPSSSTTKAAASQ, encoded by the coding sequence ATGCCCACTTATTCATACGCATGCACCGAGTGCGACAACCGCTTCGACATCGTTCAGTCCTTCACAGACGACACACTGACGGTGTGCCCCGCATGCTCGGGCAAGCTTCGCAAGTTGTTCAACTCCGTCGGCATCGTCTTCAAGGGCAGTGGCTTCTACCGCACCGACAGCCGCGGTGGTTCGAGCACCTCGAGCGAGGGCGCAGGCGAGAAGAAGTCCGATGCGGCCGCCGCGAAGTCGGACTCGAAGTCCGAGTCCAAGCCCGCCGAGAAGAAATCTTCCGATTCGTCGTCGTCGAACTCTTCGCCTTCCTCGTCCACCACGAAAGCTGCTGCCAGCCAGTAG
- the glp gene encoding gephyrin-like molybdotransferase Glp produces MRSVEDQQTRVTAAAVAPRPVRVAISEAQGLLCAEEVVTERPLPGFDQAAIDGYAVRSVDVAAAGTDLRNEDDERIDLTLPVVGEVSAGSRQPIRLQPRQAVRVDTGAPLPTLADAVLPLDRTDSGRARVKVFRPVRSGDYVRKIGDDVQPGDVAVRAGTIIGAAQVGLLAAVGRDKVLVHPRPRLSVISVGGELVDTDRTPGPGQVYDVNSYALAAAARDAGADVNRVGIVSTDPKRLREVVEGQLIRSEIVVIAGAVGGGASDGVREALGELGDMEVERVAMHPGSVQGFGQLGRDEVPTFLLPANPVSALVVFEVMVRPLIRIALGRRQPMRRTVTARTVAPITSIEDRKGFLRGQLMRDEGTGEYLVQALGGAPGSSSHLLATLAEANCLVVIDPEVTEIRTGEEVKVSFLAQRG; encoded by the coding sequence ATGCGCTCGGTCGAAGATCAGCAGACCCGGGTGACCGCAGCGGCGGTGGCTCCACGGCCTGTTCGGGTCGCCATCTCGGAAGCACAGGGTCTGCTGTGTGCCGAAGAAGTGGTCACCGAGCGTCCCCTTCCCGGTTTCGACCAGGCAGCCATCGACGGCTACGCAGTACGCAGCGTCGATGTAGCGGCCGCGGGCACCGACCTGCGCAACGAGGACGACGAACGCATCGATCTGACGCTTCCCGTCGTCGGCGAGGTGTCCGCCGGATCGCGTCAACCCATCCGGTTGCAACCGCGTCAGGCAGTACGAGTCGATACCGGCGCGCCACTGCCCACACTGGCCGACGCGGTGTTGCCCCTGGATCGAACCGACAGCGGTCGCGCCCGCGTCAAGGTGTTCCGTCCGGTGCGCTCGGGTGACTACGTCCGGAAGATCGGCGACGACGTGCAGCCCGGTGACGTGGCGGTCCGCGCAGGCACGATCATCGGCGCAGCTCAGGTGGGACTGCTCGCCGCCGTCGGGCGCGACAAGGTGCTGGTGCATCCTCGGCCGCGTCTGTCGGTGATCTCCGTGGGCGGCGAGTTGGTCGACACCGATCGGACCCCGGGGCCCGGTCAGGTGTACGACGTCAATTCCTATGCGCTGGCCGCCGCAGCGCGCGACGCCGGGGCAGACGTCAACCGCGTCGGGATCGTCAGCACCGATCCCAAGCGACTGCGCGAGGTGGTCGAGGGGCAGCTGATTCGATCCGAGATCGTGGTCATCGCCGGAGCAGTGGGCGGGGGCGCATCGGACGGTGTGCGTGAGGCGCTCGGCGAACTCGGCGACATGGAAGTGGAGCGAGTTGCCATGCACCCCGGATCCGTCCAGGGCTTCGGTCAACTCGGACGCGACGAAGTACCCACCTTTCTGTTGCCGGCCAACCCCGTCAGCGCGCTGGTGGTGTTCGAGGTCATGGTGCGTCCGCTCATTCGCATCGCTCTGGGTCGACGGCAGCCGATGCGACGGACCGTCACCGCCCGCACCGTCGCGCCGATCACCTCGATCGAGGACCGCAAGGGATTCCTCCGCGGCCAGCTCATGCGCGACGAGGGGACGGGCGAATATCTGGTCCAGGCCCTCGGCGGTGCACCCGGATCGTCCTCGCACCTACTCGCGACACTCGCCGAGGCGAACTGCCTGGTCGTCATCGATCCCGAGGTCACCGAAATCCGCACCGGCGAAGAAGTGAAGGTCTCGTTCCTCGCTCAGAGAGGCTGA
- a CDS encoding DUF3322 domain-containing protein yields the protein MERARRSLDRNLKSWLFGAAASPLTVRLGSPSEALVAAYHSTVEAWVRAWQSSYLEIRWEERHWPSLGRQLLPVSVTLGGAEAIAATAGATERWRTVNMRLARLRALDDRPPWTDALPVSFRHWNSLTDADFDRLMAILNWLRQNPASGLLIRQLPIPGVDTKWLGTHRAAVTSLAVPLGIPEHLGLRERELLRAIAILDPTLRQGLPRLVAASDRELSALNLAPPRVLVVENLQTLEALADLPDTIAVFGWGGHALAVADFPWVRNAQNVLYWGDLDTDGFAILARFRGRRSCESLLMDLATLAGWRDLAVPHPAVEPVDAALLTAGELAALTLLRSEGLRLEQERIPMDVVANQIRDRPLPSCAPTTDA from the coding sequence GTGGAAAGGGCGCGACGGAGCCTGGACCGAAATCTCAAGTCCTGGCTATTCGGTGCTGCCGCCTCACCGCTGACGGTGCGACTCGGCAGCCCCAGCGAGGCACTCGTCGCCGCATACCACTCGACAGTCGAAGCGTGGGTACGGGCATGGCAGAGTTCTTACCTCGAGATCCGTTGGGAGGAGCGGCATTGGCCCAGCCTGGGTCGGCAACTGCTGCCGGTGTCGGTGACACTGGGTGGGGCTGAAGCGATCGCCGCCACAGCCGGTGCCACTGAGCGTTGGCGAACTGTCAATATGCGGCTGGCTAGGTTACGTGCCCTCGACGACCGGCCACCATGGACCGATGCGCTGCCTGTCTCCTTCCGGCACTGGAACTCGTTGACTGACGCCGACTTCGATCGACTCATGGCCATACTCAACTGGTTGCGGCAGAACCCGGCCTCCGGGCTGTTGATTCGACAGTTGCCCATTCCTGGCGTCGACACCAAATGGCTCGGCACCCACCGGGCAGCCGTGACATCGCTCGCCGTCCCGCTCGGCATACCCGAGCACCTGGGCTTGCGGGAGCGCGAGCTGCTGCGTGCGATCGCAATCCTCGATCCCACGCTGCGCCAGGGACTTCCACGCCTGGTGGCGGCATCCGACCGAGAGCTGTCGGCTCTGAATTTGGCACCGCCGCGGGTTCTCGTCGTCGAAAACCTGCAGACGCTTGAAGCACTGGCGGACCTACCCGATACCATCGCCGTGTTCGGGTGGGGCGGCCATGCGCTGGCGGTTGCCGACTTCCCATGGGTGCGTAACGCTCAAAACGTGCTCTATTGGGGCGATCTGGACACCGACGGTTTCGCCATCTTGGCCCGCTTCCGAGGGAGACGTTCCTGCGAGAGCCTGCTCATGGACCTCGCCACCTTGGCAGGCTGGCGTGATCTCGCGGTGCCACACCCAGCCGTCGAACCGGTGGACGCCGCTCTGTTGACCGCCGGTGAACTCGCGGCGCTGACACTGCTACGAAGTGAGGGGCTGAGACTGGAGCAGGAACGAATCCCGATGGACGTCGTCGCAAACCAGATACGAGACCGGCCATTGCCGTCTTGTGCGCCCACTACAGACGCATAG
- a CDS encoding SAF domain-containing protein, translating into MVAGKNRLDSTLLDRITMRPAWVGSTKFRRIAAGVLVAVAAVLFVDDAAGDDRVRVITAGRDLTPGTVLTSADVVVADWDRANVPEGSLVESEAVDGRTLTGPVRAGELLTDVRLLGSRTATTALGTEARVVPVHLADAAVTDLLREGDRVDVLTVESQDDPNAVPAARVLASGAMVVLVSADAGGNRQRDRVVLLALPTNDATTVAAASLVSAITVTLH; encoded by the coding sequence ATGGTTGCCGGCAAGAATCGACTCGACTCGACGCTGCTCGATCGCATCACCATGCGTCCGGCGTGGGTCGGATCCACGAAATTCAGACGAATCGCAGCGGGAGTTCTGGTCGCTGTCGCCGCGGTGCTCTTCGTCGACGACGCTGCCGGCGACGACCGAGTACGGGTGATCACGGCCGGACGCGACCTGACGCCCGGCACCGTATTGACGTCGGCCGATGTGGTGGTGGCCGACTGGGACCGGGCGAACGTTCCCGAGGGCTCACTCGTCGAATCCGAGGCCGTGGACGGTCGGACACTCACCGGACCGGTCCGAGCGGGCGAATTGCTCACGGACGTACGCCTGCTCGGATCTCGGACGGCCACGACGGCTCTGGGGACCGAGGCACGCGTCGTACCGGTGCATCTCGCCGACGCCGCGGTGACCGACCTGCTGCGGGAAGGCGACCGCGTCGACGTGTTGACGGTCGAGTCTCAGGACGACCCGAATGCCGTACCCGCGGCACGGGTGCTGGCGTCGGGAGCGATGGTCGTACTCGTCTCCGCCGACGCCGGTGGCAATCGACAGCGAGACCGCGTCGTACTGCTGGCTCTACCGACGAACGATGCGACGACGGTCGCGGCCGCCTCGTTGGTCAGTGCAATAACCGTCACCCTGCACTAA
- a CDS encoding Fic family protein, which produces MGGKGSGRPARSDIYLTLDTQIEELWLRLGGLPTPDEAADIWDDIWTAEAHHSTAIEGNTLVIKQVEQLLKEGRAVGGKALKEYNEVKGYADAATWVYREGIQPSSFSPGSIITLHEIRNIHQLVMQPVWDVAPHPDAGGDEGPGSFRRHEIAQFSSGMKPPSWTLIDAEIRGWVDRANKLKARGEQFPEEIAQLHRDFEYIHPFLDGNGRTGRLVLNLLLVRSYYPPAIIYKGDRSKYLKALARADNGDVGALGEFIARAILQNLHQFIVPAVAGPSKIVPLAALANGEASSTTLRVAANRGRLKAHKGPDGQWRSSRKWVDEYLTSRVKR; this is translated from the coding sequence ATGGGTGGTAAAGGAAGCGGTCGACCAGCTCGGTCTGACATCTACCTGACCCTGGACACTCAAATTGAGGAGTTGTGGCTTCGGCTGGGCGGCTTGCCGACCCCCGACGAAGCAGCAGACATCTGGGACGACATCTGGACAGCGGAAGCACACCACTCGACTGCTATCGAGGGCAACACCCTCGTGATCAAGCAGGTCGAACAGCTCCTCAAGGAAGGACGTGCAGTCGGCGGCAAAGCGCTCAAAGAGTACAACGAGGTAAAAGGGTACGCCGATGCGGCCACGTGGGTCTATCGGGAAGGCATTCAGCCTTCCAGTTTCTCACCGGGGTCAATCATCACACTTCACGAAATCCGCAACATTCACCAGCTCGTCATGCAGCCCGTGTGGGACGTCGCACCCCACCCTGATGCCGGAGGAGATGAAGGACCGGGATCATTTCGACGGCACGAGATCGCGCAGTTCTCGAGCGGTATGAAACCCCCTTCCTGGACGTTGATCGACGCCGAGATTCGCGGATGGGTCGACCGGGCAAACAAACTGAAGGCCCGGGGAGAGCAATTCCCAGAGGAGATCGCGCAGCTACACCGCGACTTCGAGTACATTCACCCATTCCTCGACGGAAACGGCAGAACTGGACGCTTGGTTCTAAATCTGTTGTTGGTTCGGTCCTATTACCCACCCGCAATCATCTACAAAGGTGACCGAAGCAAATACTTGAAGGCTTTGGCCAGGGCGGACAACGGCGATGTTGGGGCGTTGGGTGAGTTCATCGCACGGGCCATCCTCCAGAATCTTCATCAATTCATCGTCCCCGCTGTTGCGGGTCCCTCGAAGATCGTGCCCTTAGCGGCTTTGGCCAACGGTGAGGCGTCGAGCACCACCCTGCGGGTCGCGGCAAACCGAGGCAGGCTCAAGGCCCACAAGGGGCCAGATGGCCAGTGGCGGTCAAGCCGGAAGTGGGTTGATGAGTACTTGACCAGCCGTGTCAAGAGATAG
- a CDS encoding GNAT family N-acetyltransferase, with protein MPRTWSSHPGWPAKLGPVRVAGGTVTVRPVRMRDAAAWSRIRTADRAHLEPWEPSGEGSWNSRHHISSWPSLCSGLKSEARKGHMLPLVIEVDGEFCGQITTGNIVRGALRSAWIGYWVSKEVNGKGVATAALALGLDHCFGPVGLHRVEATVRPENLASQAVLRNVGFREEGLLYKYLDVDGEWRDHKLVAITSGEVQGTVVDRLVRAGRAAWA; from the coding sequence ATGCCGCGAACGTGGTCGAGCCACCCAGGTTGGCCGGCGAAATTGGGTCCAGTGAGAGTGGCCGGCGGAACCGTGACCGTACGGCCGGTGCGGATGCGCGACGCGGCCGCCTGGAGCCGGATTCGCACCGCGGATCGCGCCCACCTCGAACCGTGGGAGCCCAGCGGCGAAGGCAGCTGGAACTCGCGGCATCACATCTCCTCGTGGCCGAGCCTGTGCTCGGGGCTCAAATCCGAGGCGCGCAAAGGACACATGCTGCCGCTGGTGATCGAGGTCGACGGCGAATTCTGTGGCCAGATCACCACCGGAAACATCGTGCGGGGAGCACTCCGATCGGCCTGGATCGGGTACTGGGTGTCCAAGGAGGTCAACGGTAAGGGCGTGGCGACCGCGGCTCTGGCTCTAGGGCTCGACCACTGCTTCGGTCCCGTCGGACTCCATCGCGTCGAAGCGACGGTGCGACCGGAGAACCTTGCCAGTCAGGCAGTGCTGCGCAATGTCGGTTTTCGCGAAGAGGGGCTGCTCTACAAGTACCTCGACGTCGACGGCGAATGGCGCGATCACAAGCTCGTCGCGATCACCTCGGGCGAGGTGCAGGGCACCGTCGTCGATCGGTTGGTTCGTGCGGGCCGGGCTGCGTGGGCCTGA
- the glpR gene encoding gephyrin-like molybdotransferase receptor GlpR, protein MPNSIIWIGLVAVWLFVLLPMLMTKRPQIMQTTDAALATRVLHRGGTKRKQRGPATGHRSDPDWRPEDDLRVSAPAREIFGPTIATARPDSPDLPGTAEDPMDTHAADSDLDREALDTDAPRASSPAHEPGVVDDDFVPRRRGRGGFDPEADAIARAARYAFRQRAVLGLVFAAITTAALAFIISPTVWWLCGLSVAVLVGYLYYLRRQVQIEEEVRRRRLTRMGRSRLGVESETDDELELVPQRLRRPGAVVLEIDDEDPEFEHLDHYEEPFQARRDEDRDLRRAQGA, encoded by the coding sequence ATGCCGAACTCGATCATCTGGATCGGTCTCGTAGCCGTCTGGCTCTTCGTTCTTCTGCCCATGCTGATGACCAAGCGTCCGCAGATCATGCAGACCACGGACGCTGCGCTCGCCACGCGCGTGCTGCATCGGGGTGGCACGAAGCGAAAGCAGCGCGGCCCCGCGACCGGTCACCGCAGCGATCCCGACTGGCGACCGGAGGACGACCTGCGAGTCTCCGCGCCGGCCCGCGAGATCTTCGGCCCCACGATTGCGACTGCTCGTCCAGACTCACCCGATCTACCCGGTACCGCGGAGGACCCGATGGACACTCACGCAGCAGACAGCGACCTCGATCGCGAGGCACTGGACACGGATGCACCGCGTGCAAGTTCGCCCGCGCACGAACCCGGTGTAGTCGACGACGATTTCGTCCCTCGCCGTCGCGGCCGCGGCGGTTTCGATCCCGAGGCCGACGCGATTGCTCGGGCCGCGCGGTATGCATTTCGACAGCGCGCAGTTCTGGGGCTGGTCTTCGCGGCGATCACCACCGCGGCCCTGGCCTTCATCATCTCCCCGACGGTGTGGTGGCTGTGTGGACTGTCCGTCGCAGTTCTCGTCGGCTACCTGTACTACCTGCGTCGTCAGGTGCAGATCGAGGAAGAGGTGCGCAGGCGTCGGCTCACTCGGATGGGCCGATCCCGTCTCGGCGTGGAATCGGAAACCGACGACGAGCTCGAGCTCGTTCCTCAACGACTGCGTCGCCCCGGTGCGGTGGTGCTCGAGATCGACGACGAGGATCCCGAATTCGAGCATCTCGACCACTACGAGGAGCCGTTCCAGGCACGTCGTGACGAGGACCGGGACTTGCGCAGAGCCCAGGGCGCGTAG
- the mscL gene encoding large conductance mechanosensitive channel protein MscL, producing MLKGFKDFLLRGNVVDLAVAVVVGAAFTAIVTAFTTNIINPLVAALGGSNEYGFGFNITSSPESFVNVGAVITAVINFVIIAAVVYFVLILPVNTAKKRFVSQPEKELSDVDVLVQIRDILAGGTTAGQKLSTAADTTGGSGEAIDAAPDLGKHSKD from the coding sequence ATGCTGAAGGGCTTCAAGGACTTTCTACTCCGCGGCAACGTCGTGGATCTCGCAGTCGCCGTGGTCGTTGGCGCGGCATTCACCGCCATCGTCACCGCATTCACCACGAACATCATCAATCCCCTTGTCGCGGCCCTCGGAGGCAGCAACGAATACGGGTTCGGCTTCAACATCACGTCGTCGCCGGAATCGTTCGTCAACGTCGGCGCAGTCATCACCGCGGTCATCAATTTCGTCATCATCGCGGCAGTCGTCTACTTCGTTCTGATTCTCCCGGTGAACACGGCGAAGAAGCGCTTCGTGAGCCAGCCCGAGAAGGAACTGAGCGACGTCGACGTGTTGGTGCAGATTCGCGACATCCTCGCGGGGGGAACCACAGCGGGACAGAAGCTTTCGACGGCAGCCGACACCACCGGCGGTAGCGGCGAAGCAATCGACGCTGCCCCGGACCTGGGCAAGCACTCCAAGGACTGA
- a CDS encoding UTP--glucose-1-phosphate uridylyltransferase, which produces MTEAVTATTAATPVHFRTAIVPAAGMGTRFLPATKTVPKELLPVVDTPGIELVAGEAADSGAHRLVIVTSPGKDGVVAHFVEDLVLENKLEASGKLEMLEKVRVAPGLLDVQSVIQHEPLGLGHAVACAEEVLDDDEDSVAVLLPDDLVMPRGVLDVMARVRAKRGGSVLCAIEVPDDKVSSYGVFSVEIVPDAVNPNVLKVTGMVEKPKQEDAPSNLAAAGRYLLDRAIFDALRRIKPGAGGELQLTDAIALLIEEGHPVHVVVHRGSRHDLGNPGGYLRAAVDFALQRDDYGPALREWLNERLSDSWAPELTTYE; this is translated from the coding sequence ATGACAGAAGCCGTTACAGCGACGACCGCCGCCACGCCCGTGCATTTCCGCACGGCCATCGTTCCCGCAGCGGGCATGGGTACCCGGTTCCTGCCGGCCACGAAAACCGTTCCCAAAGAACTGCTTCCGGTGGTCGACACTCCCGGTATCGAGCTCGTCGCCGGCGAAGCCGCAGATTCCGGCGCGCATCGACTCGTGATCGTCACCTCCCCCGGCAAGGACGGCGTCGTCGCCCACTTCGTCGAGGACCTCGTACTCGAGAACAAGCTCGAGGCCAGCGGCAAGCTCGAGATGCTCGAGAAGGTGCGCGTTGCCCCCGGTCTGCTCGACGTCCAGTCGGTCATCCAGCACGAACCGCTCGGACTCGGACATGCCGTCGCCTGTGCCGAGGAAGTCCTCGACGACGACGAGGATTCCGTTGCCGTTCTGCTTCCCGACGATCTGGTGATGCCCCGCGGTGTGCTCGACGTCATGGCCCGCGTGCGCGCCAAGCGCGGTGGCTCGGTGTTGTGCGCCATCGAGGTCCCCGACGACAAGGTCTCTTCCTACGGCGTCTTCTCCGTCGAGATCGTGCCCGACGCGGTCAACCCGAACGTCCTCAAGGTCACCGGTATGGTCGAAAAGCCCAAGCAGGAGGACGCCCCGTCCAACCTGGCTGCCGCGGGCCGTTACCTGCTCGACCGCGCGATCTTCGACGCCCTGCGCCGGATAAAGCCCGGTGCCGGCGGCGAGCTGCAGCTCACCGACGCCATCGCGCTGCTCATCGAAGAAGGCCATCCCGTGCACGTGGTGGTGCATCGCGGATCGAGACACGACCTCGGAAATCCCGGGGGATACCTGCGCGCTGCGGTTGACTTTGCTCTACAACGTGACGACTACGGCCCCGCCCTGCGCGAATGGCTGAACGAACGCTTGAGCGACAGCTGGGCACCGGAACTGACCACGTACGAATAG